In one window of Mus pahari chromosome 3, PAHARI_EIJ_v1.1, whole genome shotgun sequence DNA:
- the Spag4 gene encoding sperm-associated antigen 4 protein isoform X1 — protein sequence MRRSPRSGSAASSHNHTPNFYSENSNSSHSATSGDSNGRRSAGPELGELEGTRARGSSCGEPALSPGMPGGDTWAGSSRPTLAPWSHNWQTACGAATVRGGASEPSGSSVVLEELNHLPILELREEMPTPRVSKSFLSLLFQVLSVLLSLAAYGLVCVCREICSIRFLFTAVSLLSIFLAALWWGLLYLIPPLENESTEMLTVSHYHSWGQQLQQLQAKLNKLHKEMSSVRVAHSERVAKLVFQRLNEDFVRKPDYALSSVGASIDLEKTSSDYEDQNTAYFWNRLSFWNYARPPSVILEPYVYPGKCWAFEGDKGQVVIQLPGHVQLSDITLQHPPPTVAHTRGASSAPRDFAVYGLQADDKTEVFLGKFIFDVQKSEIQTFHLQNDPPSAFPKVKIQILSNWGHPRFTCLYHVRAHGVWTSEWADNNATGVTGGPH from the exons ATGCGGCGGAGTCCCCGCTCAGGCTCGGCCGCATCCTCTCACAATCACACACCCAACTTCTACAGCGAGAACAGCAATAGTTCCCACAGCGCGACTTCGGGGGACAGCAATGGGCGCCGGTCCGCTGGGCCGGAGCTCGGGGAGCTCGAGGGCACAAGGGCCCGGGGCTCGAGCTGTGGTGAGCCCGCCTTAAGCCCAGGAATGCCCGGAGGAGACACATGGGCAGGAAGCTCTCGGCCGACGCTGGCGCCTTGGAGCCACAATTGGCAGACCGCCTGTGGCGCGGCAACCGTGAGGGGCGGGGCCTCGG AACCGTCTGGATCTTCTGTAGTCTTGGAGGAACTCAACCATCTCCCGATCCTGGAGCTGAGGGAGGAGATGCCTACCCCGCGGGTGTCCAAGAGCTTCCTGA GCCTCCTCTTTCAGGTGCTGAGCGTGTTGTTATCCCTGGCAGCCTACGGGCTGgtctgtgtgtgcag GGAAATCTGCTCCATCCGCTTCCTGTTCACTGCTGTGTCTCTCCTGAGCATCTTTCTGGCAG cactCTGGTGGGGGCTCTTGTACCTGATCCCTCCTTTGGAGAAT GAATCTACGGAGATGCTGACTGTAAG CCACTACCACTCCTGGGGCCAGCAACTACAGCAGCTCCAGGCAAAACTGAATAAACTCCACAAGGAGATGTCCAGCGTTCGCGTAGCCCACAGTGAG AGAGTGGCCAAGCTCGTGTTCCAGAGGCTGAACGAGGACTTCGTACGCAAGCCTGACTATGCACTGAGCTCTGTGG GAGCCTCCATCGACCTGGAGAAGACATCCAGCGACTACGAGGACCAGAACACTGCCTACTTCTGGAACCGCTTGAGCTTCTGGAACTATGCTCGCCCACCCTCTGTCATATTGGAG CCATATGTGTACCCTGGAAAATGCTGGGCTTTTGAAGGTGATAAAGGCCAGGTGGTGATCCAACTGCCAGGTCACGTGCAGTTAAGCGACATCACCCTGCAGCATCCTCCACCCACTGTGGCACACACCAGAGGGGCCAGCAGCGCGCCTCGGGACTTTGCAGTCTAT GGGCTCCAAGCTGATGACAAGACTGAAGTGTTCTTGGGAAAATTCATCTTTGATGTGCAGAAATCTGAAATTCAGACTTTCCACCTCCAG AATGACCCTCCGTCTGCCTTCCCCAAGGTGAAGATTCAGATTCTAAGCAACTGGGGCCATCCCCGCTTCACGTGCTTATATCACGTCCGTGCCCATGGTGTGTGGACCTCAGAGTGGGCAGACAATAATGCCACGGGGGTCACAGGGGGACCCCATTAA
- the Spag4 gene encoding sperm-associated antigen 4 protein isoform X3, whose product MGRKLSADAGALEPQLADRLWRGNQPSGSSVVLEELNHLPILELREEMPTPRVSKSFLSLLFQVLSVLLSLAAYGLVCVCREICSIRFLFTAVSLLSIFLAALWWGLLYLIPPLENESTEMLTVSHYHSWGQQLQQLQAKLNKLHKEMSSVRVAHSERVAKLVFQRLNEDFVRKPDYALSSVGASIDLEKTSSDYEDQNTAYFWNRLSFWNYARPPSVILEPYVYPGKCWAFEGDKGQVVIQLPGHVQLSDITLQHPPPTVAHTRGASSAPRDFAVYGLQADDKTEVFLGKFIFDVQKSEIQTFHLQNDPPSAFPKVKIQILSNWGHPRFTCLYHVRAHGVWTSEWADNNATGVTGGPH is encoded by the exons ATGGGCAGGAAGCTCTCGGCCGACGCTGGCGCCTTGGAGCCACAATTGGCAGACCGCCTGTGGCGCGGCAACC AACCGTCTGGATCTTCTGTAGTCTTGGAGGAACTCAACCATCTCCCGATCCTGGAGCTGAGGGAGGAGATGCCTACCCCGCGGGTGTCCAAGAGCTTCCTGA GCCTCCTCTTTCAGGTGCTGAGCGTGTTGTTATCCCTGGCAGCCTACGGGCTGgtctgtgtgtgcag GGAAATCTGCTCCATCCGCTTCCTGTTCACTGCTGTGTCTCTCCTGAGCATCTTTCTGGCAG cactCTGGTGGGGGCTCTTGTACCTGATCCCTCCTTTGGAGAAT GAATCTACGGAGATGCTGACTGTAAG CCACTACCACTCCTGGGGCCAGCAACTACAGCAGCTCCAGGCAAAACTGAATAAACTCCACAAGGAGATGTCCAGCGTTCGCGTAGCCCACAGTGAG AGAGTGGCCAAGCTCGTGTTCCAGAGGCTGAACGAGGACTTCGTACGCAAGCCTGACTATGCACTGAGCTCTGTGG GAGCCTCCATCGACCTGGAGAAGACATCCAGCGACTACGAGGACCAGAACACTGCCTACTTCTGGAACCGCTTGAGCTTCTGGAACTATGCTCGCCCACCCTCTGTCATATTGGAG CCATATGTGTACCCTGGAAAATGCTGGGCTTTTGAAGGTGATAAAGGCCAGGTGGTGATCCAACTGCCAGGTCACGTGCAGTTAAGCGACATCACCCTGCAGCATCCTCCACCCACTGTGGCACACACCAGAGGGGCCAGCAGCGCGCCTCGGGACTTTGCAGTCTAT GGGCTCCAAGCTGATGACAAGACTGAAGTGTTCTTGGGAAAATTCATCTTTGATGTGCAGAAATCTGAAATTCAGACTTTCCACCTCCAG AATGACCCTCCGTCTGCCTTCCCCAAGGTGAAGATTCAGATTCTAAGCAACTGGGGCCATCCCCGCTTCACGTGCTTATATCACGTCCGTGCCCATGGTGTGTGGACCTCAGAGTGGGCAGACAATAATGCCACGGGGGTCACAGGGGGACCCCATTAA
- the Spag4 gene encoding sperm-associated antigen 4 protein isoform X2: MRVPRGLARSHGQSREGAEEILCLGMAEEVPQGRQPSGSSVVLEELNHLPILELREEMPTPRVSKSFLSLLFQVLSVLLSLAAYGLVCVCREICSIRFLFTAVSLLSIFLAALWWGLLYLIPPLENESTEMLTVSHYHSWGQQLQQLQAKLNKLHKEMSSVRVAHSERVAKLVFQRLNEDFVRKPDYALSSVGASIDLEKTSSDYEDQNTAYFWNRLSFWNYARPPSVILEPYVYPGKCWAFEGDKGQVVIQLPGHVQLSDITLQHPPPTVAHTRGASSAPRDFAVYGLQADDKTEVFLGKFIFDVQKSEIQTFHLQNDPPSAFPKVKIQILSNWGHPRFTCLYHVRAHGVWTSEWADNNATGVTGGPH; the protein is encoded by the exons ATGCGTGTCCCTCGGGGGCTAGCTCGGAGCCATGGCCAGTCCCGGGAGGGGGCGGAGGAAATCCTGTGCCTGGGCATGGCTGAGGAGGTGCCGCAGGGCCGGC AACCGTCTGGATCTTCTGTAGTCTTGGAGGAACTCAACCATCTCCCGATCCTGGAGCTGAGGGAGGAGATGCCTACCCCGCGGGTGTCCAAGAGCTTCCTGA GCCTCCTCTTTCAGGTGCTGAGCGTGTTGTTATCCCTGGCAGCCTACGGGCTGgtctgtgtgtgcag GGAAATCTGCTCCATCCGCTTCCTGTTCACTGCTGTGTCTCTCCTGAGCATCTTTCTGGCAG cactCTGGTGGGGGCTCTTGTACCTGATCCCTCCTTTGGAGAAT GAATCTACGGAGATGCTGACTGTAAG CCACTACCACTCCTGGGGCCAGCAACTACAGCAGCTCCAGGCAAAACTGAATAAACTCCACAAGGAGATGTCCAGCGTTCGCGTAGCCCACAGTGAG AGAGTGGCCAAGCTCGTGTTCCAGAGGCTGAACGAGGACTTCGTACGCAAGCCTGACTATGCACTGAGCTCTGTGG GAGCCTCCATCGACCTGGAGAAGACATCCAGCGACTACGAGGACCAGAACACTGCCTACTTCTGGAACCGCTTGAGCTTCTGGAACTATGCTCGCCCACCCTCTGTCATATTGGAG CCATATGTGTACCCTGGAAAATGCTGGGCTTTTGAAGGTGATAAAGGCCAGGTGGTGATCCAACTGCCAGGTCACGTGCAGTTAAGCGACATCACCCTGCAGCATCCTCCACCCACTGTGGCACACACCAGAGGGGCCAGCAGCGCGCCTCGGGACTTTGCAGTCTAT GGGCTCCAAGCTGATGACAAGACTGAAGTGTTCTTGGGAAAATTCATCTTTGATGTGCAGAAATCTGAAATTCAGACTTTCCACCTCCAG AATGACCCTCCGTCTGCCTTCCCCAAGGTGAAGATTCAGATTCTAAGCAACTGGGGCCATCCCCGCTTCACGTGCTTATATCACGTCCGTGCCCATGGTGTGTGGACCTCAGAGTGGGCAGACAATAATGCCACGGGGGTCACAGGGGGACCCCATTAA
- the Cpne1 gene encoding copine-1, whose translation MAHCVTLVQLSVSCEHLIDKDIGSKSDPLCVLLQDVGGAWAELCRTERVRNCSSPEFAKTLQIEYHFETVQRLRFGIYDIDNKTPELGDDDFLGGAECSLGQIVSSQTVTLPLMLKPGKPAGRGTITVSAQELKDNRVVTMEVEARNLDKKDFLGKSDPFLEFFRQGNGKWQLAYRTEVVKNTLNPTWKRFSVSLQHFCGGDLSTPIQVRCSDYDSDGSHDLIGTFHTTLAQLQAVPAEFECIHPEKQQKKKSYRNSGTVRVKTCRVETEYSFLDYVMGGCQINFTVGVDFTGSNGDPSSPDSLHYLSPTGVNEYLTALWSVGSVVQDYDSDKLFPAFGFGAQVPPDWQVSHEFALNFNPSNPYCAGIQGIVDAYRQALPQVRLYGPTNFAPIINHVARFAAQAAQQRSASQYFVLLLLTDGAVTDVEATCKAVVEASKLPMSVIIVGVGGADFEVMERLDADGGPLRTRSGEAAARDIVQFVPYRRFQNAPRETLAHTVLAEVPTQMVSYFRAQGWAPLKAPPTPAKGPAQAPQA comes from the exons ATGGCTCATTGTGTGACCTTGGTTCAGCTGTCCGTTTCCTGTGAGCATCTCATTGACAAGGACATTGGCTCCAAGTCTGACCCACTCTGTGTCCTTTTACAGGATGTGGGAGGAGCCTGGGCTGAG CTTTGCCGGACTGAACGTGTTCGCAACTGCTCAAGCCCTGAGTTCGCCAAGACTCTGCAGATAGAATACCACTTTGAGACCGTTCAGAGGCTGCGCTTTGGAATCTATGACATAGACAACAAGACGCCGGAGCTGGGGGATGATGACTTCCTGGGGGGAGCTGAATGTTCCCTAGGTCAG ATTGTATCCAGCCAGACGGTGACGCTACCCTTGATGTTGAAGCCCGGGAAGCCTGCAGGGCGGGGAACCATCACA GTTTCAGCTCAGGAGCTAAAGGACAACCGAGTAGTAACCATGGAGGTGGAAGCTAGAAACCTAGATAAGAAG GACTTCCTAGGGAAATCGGATCCATTCTTGGAGTTCTTCCGGCAAGGCAATGGGAAGTGGCAGCTGGCATACAGAACTGAG GTAGTCAAGAACACCCTGAACCCTACCTGGAAGCGCTTCTCAGTCTCTCTGCAGCATTTCTGCGGTGGGGACCTCAGCACACCCATTCAG GTGCGCTGCTCCGACTATGACAGTGACGGCTCGCATGATCTCATTGGCACCTTCCATACTACCTTGGCCCAACTGCAAGCAGTCCCG GCTGAGTTTGAATGTATCCACCCTgaaaagcagcagaagaaaaaaagctaCAGGAACTCTGGAACTGTCCGTGTCAAGACTTGCCGG GTGGAGACAGAGTATTCCTTCCTGGACTATGTGATGGGAGGCTGCCAGATCAACTTTACT GTGGGTGTGGACTTCACTGGCTCCAACGGCGACCCATCCTCGCCTGACTCCCTGCATTATCTGAGCCCTACAGGAGTCAACGAGTATCTGACAGCCCTGTGGAGTGTGGGCAGCGTGGTTCAAGATTATGACTC AGACAAGCTGTTTCCAGCATTTGGGTTTGGAGCCCAGGTGCCCCCTGATTGGCAG GTCTCACATGAGTTTGCCTTGAACTTCAATCCCAGTAATCCGTATTGTGCAG GCATCCAGGGTATTGTAGACGCCTACCGTCAAGCGCTGCCCCAAGTTCGTCTGTATGGCCCCACCAACTTTGCACCCATCATCAACCATGTGGCCAGGTTTGCAGCCCAAGCTGCACAGCAGAGGTCTGCCTCG CAATACTTCGTGCTGTTGCTTTTGACTGACGGCGCTGTGACAGATGTGGAGGCCACGTGTAAGGCTGTGGTGGAAGCCTCAAAGCTACCCATGTCCGTGATCATCGTTGGTGTGGGCGGTGCCGACTTCGAGGTCATGGAACGGCTGGATGCGGATGGTGGCCCTCTCCGTACGCGTTCTGGAGAAGCAGCGGCCCGAGACATAGTGCAGTTCGTGCCTTATCGACGATTTCAGAAT GCTCCCCGGGAGACGCTTGCACACACCGTACTCGCTGAAGTGCCCACTCAGATGGTTTCCTACTTCAGAGCCCAAGGGTGGGCCCCATTAAAGGCACCTCCAACCCCAGCCAAGGGCCCTGCACAGGCCCCACAGGCATAG
- the Rbm12 gene encoding RNA-binding protein 12 — protein sequence MAVVIRLQGLPIVAGTMDIRHFFSGLTIPDGGVHIVGGELGEAFIVFATDEDARLGMMRTGGTIKGSKVTLLLSSKTEMQNMIELSRRRFETANLDIPPANASRSGPPPSSGMSSRVNLPATVPNFNNPSPSVVTATTSVHESNKNIQTFSTASVGTAPPSMGTSFGSPTFSSTIPSTASPMNTVPPPPIPPIPAMPSLPPLPSIPPIPVPPPVPTLPPVPPVPPIPPVPSVPPMTTLPPMSGMPPLNPPPVAPLPAGMNGSGAPIGLNNNMNPVFLGPLNPVNPIQMNSQSSVKSLPINPDDLYVSVHGMPFSAMENDVREFFHGLRVDAVHLLKDHVGRNNGNGLVKFLSPQDTFEALKRNRMLMIQRYVEVSPATERQWVAAGGHITFKQSMGPSGQAHPPPQTLPRSKSPSGQKRSRSRSPHEAGFCVYLKGLPFEAENKHVIDFFKKLDIVEDSIYIAYGPNGKATGEGFVEFRNDADYKAALCRHKQYMGNRFIQVHPITKKGMLEKIDMIRKRLQNFSYDQREMVLNPEGEVSSAKVCAHITNIPFSITKMDVLQFLEGIPVDENAVHVLVDNNGQGLGQALVQFKTEDDAHKSEHLHRKKLNGREAFVHIVTLEDMREIEKNPPAQGKKGLKIPVPGNPAVPVIPSAGMPAAGIPTAGIPGAGIPGAGLPSAGMPAAGMPGAGMPSSGMPGPGIPGPGIPGPGIPSAGMPGAGIPGAGIPGPAMPGPAMPGPAMPGPAMPGPAIPGPAIPGPAIPGPAIPGPAIPGAGIPSAGGEEHVFLTVGSKEANNGPPFNFPGNFGGPNAFGPPLPPPGLGGAFGDVRPVMPSVGNSGLPGLGLEVPGFGGAPNNISGPSGFGGIPQNFGNGPGSLNAPPGFGSGPPGLGNVPGHLSGPPAFGPGPGPGPIHIGGPPGFGASSGKPGPTIIKVQNMPFTVSIDEILDFFYGYQVIPGSVCLKYNEKGMPTGEAMVAFESRDEATAAVIDLNDRPIGSRKVKLVLG from the coding sequence ATGGCTGTGGTCATCCGTTTGCAAGGTCTCCCAATTGTGGCGGGGACCATGGACATTCGCCACTTCTTCTCTGGATTAACCATCCCCGATGGGGGCGTGCATATTGTAGGGGGTGAACTGGGTGAGGCTTTCATCGTTTTTGCCACTGATGAAGATGCAAGGCTTGGTATGATGCGCACAGGTGGTACAATTAAAGGGTCAAAAGTAACACTGTTATTGAGTAGTAAAACAGAAATGCAAAATATGATTGAACTGAGTCGTAGGCGTTTTGAAACTGCCAACTTAGATATTCCACCAGCAAATGCTAGTAGATCAGGACCACCACCTAGCTCAGGGATGAGCAGCAGGGTAAACTTGCCAGCAACAGTACCCAACTTTAATAATCCTTCGCCAAGTGTAGTAACTGCTACCACTTCTGTTCATGAGAGCAACAAAAACATACAGACATTTTCCACAGCCAGCGTAGGAACTGCTCCTCCAAGTATGGGGACTTCTTTTGGGAGTCCAACATTCAGCTCAACCATTCCAAGTACAGCTTCTCCAATGAACACAGTCCCACCACCACCAATTCCTCCAATCCCAGCGATGCCATCTTTGCCACCGCTGCCATCCATCCCCCCAATACCAGTTCCTCCTCCGGTACCAACATTGCCTCCTGTGCCACCTGTTCCTCCCATTCCCCCAGTCCCTTCGGTGCCGCCTATGACCACACTGCCTCCTATGTCAGGCATGCCACCCTTGAATCCACCACCTGTGGCACCTCTACCTGCTGGAATGAATGGCTCCGGAGCACCTATCGGTctgaacaataatatgaaccccGTGTTTCTGGGTCCATTAAATCCTGTGAACCCTATACAGATGAATTCTCAAAGCAGTGTGAAGTCTCTTCCCATCAACCCTGATGATCTGTACGTGAGTGTGCATGGAATGCCCTTTTCTGCAATGGAAAATGATGTCAGAGAGTTCTTCCATGGGCTCCGAGTTGATGCAGTGCATTTGTTAAAAGATCATGTAGGTCGAAATAATGGGAATGGATTGGTTAAGTTTCTCTCCCCTCAAGATACATTTGAAGCTTTGAAACGGAACAGAATGCTGATGATTCAACGCTATGTGGAAGTCAGTCCTGCCACAGAGAGACAGTGGGTAGCTGCTGGAGGTCATATCACTTTTAAGCAAAGTATGGGACCTTCTGGACAAGCCCACCCTCCTCCACAGACACTTCCAAGGTCAAAATCGCCCAGTGGGCAGAAAAGGTCAAGATCAAGATCACCACATGAGGCTGGTTTTTGTGTTTACTTAAAAGGGCTACCGTTTGAAGCGGAAAACAAAcatgtcattgatttttttaagaagTTGGATATTGTGGAAGATAGTATTTATATAGCTTATGGACCCAATGGGAAAGCAACTGGTGAAGGCTTTGTAGAATTCAGGAATGATGCTGACTATAAAGCTGCTCTTTGTCGTCATAAACAATACATGGGCAATCGCTTTATTCAAGTTCATCCAATAACTAAGAAAGGTATGCTAGAAAAGATAGATATGATTCGAAAACGACTTCAGAACTTCAGCTATGACCAGAGGGAAATGGTGTTAAACCCGGAGGGGGAAGTCAGTTCTGCCAAAGTCTGTGCCCATATAACAAACATTCCATTCAGCATTACCAAGATGGATGTTCTTCAGTTTCTAGAAGGAATCCCAGTGGATGAGAATGCTGTACATGTTCTTGTTGATAACAATGGGCAAGGTCTAGGGCAAGCATTGGTTCAATTTAAAACTGAAGATGACGCACATAAATCTGAACACTTACACCGTAAAAAGCTGAATGGGAGAGAAGCTTTTGTTCATATAGTTACCCTAGAAGATATGAGAGAGATTGAGAAAAATCCCCCAGCCCAAGGAAAAAAGGGTCTAAAGATACCTGTTCCAGGTAATCCCGCAGTACCAGTGATACCTAGTGCAGGGATGCCTGCGGCTGGGATTCCCACTGCCGGAATACCAGGGGCTGGAATACCAGGGGCTGGATTGCCTAGTGCCGGTATGCCTGCTGCTGGAATGCCTGGTGCTGGGATGCCCAGCTCTGGAATGCCCGGTCCTGGAATACCCGGTCCCGGAATACCTGGTCCTGGAATACCTAGTGCGGGAATGCCCGGTGCTGGAATACCCGGTGCTGGAATACCTGGTCCCGCAATGCCTGGTCCTGCAATGCCTGGTCCTGCAATGCCTGGTCCCGCAATGCCTGGCCCCGCAATACCAGGTCCCGCAATACCAGGTCCTGCAATACCTGGTCCTGCAATACCTGGTCCCGCAATACCTGGTGCTGGCATCCCCAGTGCAGGAGGAGAAGAGCATGTTTTCTTGACTGTAGGATCAAAGGAGGCCAATAATGGGCCACCATTTAATTTCCCTGGTAATTTTGGTGGGCCCAATGCCTTTGGGCCACCACTCCCCCCTCCAGGATTAGGGGGTGCCTTTGGTGATGTTAGGCCTGTTATGCCTTCGGTTGGAAATAGTGGTTTACCTGGCCTAGGGCTGGAAGTTCCAGGTTTTGGAGGTGCACCAAATAATATAAGTGGGCCATCGGGATTTGGGGGGATCCCTCAGAACTTTGGAAATGGCCCAGGTAGTTTAAATGCTCCTCCTGGTTTTGGAAGTGGACCCCCTGGTCTTGGAAATGTTCCTGGGCATTTGAGTGGGCCTCCAGCCtttgggcctgggcctgggcctggcccGATCCATATTGGGGGTCCCCCTGGCTTTGGAGCTAGCTCTGGAAAGCCAGGACCTACAATAATTAAGGTGCAGAACATGCCTTTTACTGTATCTATTGATgaaattttagatttcttttatggTTATCAAGTAATTCCAGGTTCAGTATgtttaaaatacaatgaaaaaggTATGCCTACAGGTGAAGCCATGGTGGCCTTTGAATCTCGGGATGAAGCCACAGCTGCTGTCATTGACTTAAATGATAGGCCCATAGGTTCAAGAAAGGTAAAACTTGTTTTAGGGTAG